Proteins encoded by one window of Kribbella italica:
- a CDS encoding glycerophosphodiester phosphodiesterase → MLVIAHRGASGYRPEHTPAAYRLAAALGADYLEPDLVATLDGVLVARHENEISGTTDVAEHAVFADRRITKIVDGEAVTGWFVEDFTYAELCTLRARERMPALRAANTAYDGREAIATFDDVVALARQESARLGRPIGVIPEIKHPAYFRRLGLPLEELLAERLSALGVRRDEAMVQSFEPTSLRRLAVMTDVPLVQLVDSEGTPNDFLRFGDDRTFTDLTAPAGLREISTYAEVLAPHKDLVIPRRSDGALGEPTQLVGQAHRAGLKVQVWTFRAERRFLPTGLDLAAELRAFAATGIDGVFADHPDIAVATMTRRATLKV, encoded by the coding sequence ATGCTGGTCATCGCGCATCGGGGAGCGAGCGGGTACCGCCCGGAACACACGCCGGCGGCGTACCGCCTGGCCGCGGCGCTCGGCGCCGACTACCTGGAGCCGGACCTGGTCGCGACGCTGGACGGCGTCCTGGTGGCCCGGCACGAGAACGAGATCTCCGGTACGACGGACGTCGCGGAGCACGCGGTGTTCGCCGACCGCCGGATCACCAAGATCGTCGACGGCGAGGCCGTCACCGGCTGGTTCGTCGAGGACTTCACCTACGCCGAGCTGTGCACGCTGCGCGCCCGCGAGCGGATGCCCGCCCTGCGCGCGGCCAACACCGCGTACGACGGCCGCGAGGCGATCGCCACCTTCGACGACGTGGTCGCGCTGGCCCGGCAGGAGTCGGCCCGGCTGGGCCGCCCGATCGGGGTGATCCCGGAGATCAAGCACCCGGCGTACTTCCGCCGGCTCGGGCTGCCGCTGGAGGAGTTGCTGGCCGAACGGCTGAGCGCGCTTGGCGTCCGGCGGGACGAGGCGATGGTGCAGTCGTTCGAGCCGACCAGCCTGCGCCGCCTGGCCGTGATGACGGACGTCCCGCTGGTCCAGCTGGTCGACTCCGAGGGCACCCCGAACGACTTCCTGCGCTTCGGCGACGACCGGACCTTCACCGACCTGACCGCACCGGCCGGGCTGCGCGAGATCTCGACGTACGCCGAGGTGCTGGCGCCGCACAAGGACCTGGTCATCCCGCGCCGCTCCGACGGCGCTCTGGGCGAGCCGACCCAGCTGGTCGGCCAGGCGCACCGCGCCGGCCTGAAGGTCCAGGTGTGGACCTTCCGCGCCGAGCGCCGCTTCCTGCCGACGGGTCTGGACCTGGCGGCCGAGCTGAGGGCCTTCGCCGCCACCGGCATCGACGGCGTCTTCGCCGACCACCCCGACATCGCCGTAGCCACCATGACGCGCCGCGCGACCCTGAAGGTCTAG
- a CDS encoding FHA domain-containing protein, which yields MSAVTCPSGHPSTSTDYCDVCGLPIGAAATPAAAAVPAPAVAAPAPAAPTTQACPNCSESAAVDALFCESCGYDFTTGTMPRPASSLDLGPSTAQPPLPPAPQEVAEWVVERWVDPDWYAVQQSDDPCPSPGLPVVVPLTEKSVLVGRPSRSRGISPEVDCGDDTGVSRRQAQLTTDGQRWWVEDLQSSNGTFVGPASGPLPEDPVPPGQRRELDADDRIYVGAWTRLVVRKATPEEQAGQA from the coding sequence ATGAGCGCAGTGACGTGCCCGAGCGGGCACCCGTCCACCTCGACCGACTACTGCGACGTCTGCGGACTGCCGATCGGAGCAGCGGCCACACCGGCTGCGGCCGCCGTACCGGCTCCGGCAGTCGCGGCGCCTGCTCCGGCGGCTCCGACGACCCAGGCCTGTCCGAACTGCAGCGAGTCGGCTGCCGTGGACGCGCTGTTCTGCGAGTCCTGCGGCTACGACTTCACCACCGGCACGATGCCCCGCCCGGCCTCGTCGCTGGACCTCGGGCCCAGTACGGCACAGCCGCCGTTGCCGCCTGCTCCGCAGGAGGTCGCGGAGTGGGTCGTCGAGCGCTGGGTCGACCCGGACTGGTACGCCGTCCAGCAGAGCGACGACCCGTGCCCGTCCCCGGGCCTGCCGGTCGTCGTACCGCTGACCGAGAAGAGCGTGCTGGTCGGACGGCCGTCGCGTAGCCGTGGGATCAGCCCCGAGGTCGACTGTGGTGACGACACCGGCGTCAGCCGTCGTCAGGCCCAGCTGACCACCGACGGCCAGCGCTGGTGGGTCGAGGACCTCCAGTCCTCCAACGGCACCTTCGTCGGCCCGGCCTCGGGCCCGCTGCCCGAGGACCCGGTCCCGCCGGGCCAGCGCCGCGAACTCGACGCCGACGACCGCATCTACGTCGGCGCCTGGACCCGTCTGGTCGTCCGCAAGGCCACCCCGGAGGAGCAGGCCGGCCAAGCCTAG
- a CDS encoding helix-turn-helix domain-containing protein produces the protein MLSVAILVVPRVIDLDVTIPAYLLGKQDGYDVLLCGESDVPGSALRPAAPLAAAATADIVVVPGYDHPELPLPAEYLELLRATAGRGARLVGICTGTFALASSGVLDGRDASTHWQYVDSLRALHPAVNVLGDQLFVEDGLLLTSAGGGAAIDACLHLIRSDFGAAAAHAAGQGVVAAPVRSADHRQRFGVLAPARSDLSPTRLWVLENLGEPITVQQLADRSHLPRRTFIRHFEAETGQSPMRWVSTQRVLGARRLLEESDWSVERIASATGFGTAASFRTVFRREVGTTPSAYRRAAARSQPTAAG, from the coding sequence GTGCTGAGCGTCGCCATCCTGGTCGTGCCCCGGGTGATCGACCTGGACGTCACCATCCCGGCGTACCTGCTCGGCAAACAGGACGGGTACGACGTGCTGCTGTGCGGCGAGAGCGACGTTCCCGGGTCCGCGCTCCGGCCGGCAGCTCCGCTGGCGGCGGCCGCGACGGCGGACATCGTGGTCGTGCCCGGGTACGACCACCCGGAGCTCCCGCTACCGGCGGAGTACCTGGAGCTGCTGCGGGCCACGGCCGGGCGCGGCGCCCGGCTGGTCGGCATCTGCACCGGCACGTTCGCCCTGGCCTCCAGCGGTGTGCTGGACGGCCGCGACGCCTCTACCCACTGGCAGTACGTCGACTCGCTGCGGGCGCTCCACCCGGCGGTGAACGTGCTGGGCGACCAGCTGTTCGTCGAGGACGGCCTGCTCCTCACCTCGGCGGGCGGTGGCGCGGCGATCGACGCGTGCCTGCACCTGATCCGGTCCGACTTCGGCGCGGCAGCCGCCCACGCGGCCGGGCAGGGGGTGGTCGCGGCGCCGGTCCGGAGTGCCGACCACCGGCAGCGGTTCGGCGTACTGGCTCCGGCGCGGTCCGACCTGTCCCCCACTCGTCTGTGGGTCCTGGAGAACCTCGGTGAGCCGATCACCGTGCAGCAGCTGGCCGATCGCAGCCACCTGCCACGGCGTACGTTCATCCGGCACTTCGAGGCCGAGACCGGGCAGTCGCCGATGCGCTGGGTCTCGACGCAGCGCGTGCTCGGTGCCAGGCGGCTGCTGGAGGAGTCGGACTGGTCGGTCGAGCGGATCGCCTCCGCGACCGGCTTCGGGACCGCGGCGAGCTTCCGGACGGTCTTCCGGCGCGAGGTCGGTACGACGCCGAGTGCCTACCGGCGGGCGGCCGCGCGGAGCCAGCCGACCGCGGCGGGGTGA
- a CDS encoding Rid family hydrolase produces MTVRVENLGAPWEHDYGYVQALRRGDTIYVSGQLSHDGADLVAPAPVDESGAVTDFSAMGDQLRRTYVNAEELLKRFGASLDDVVEEVVYVLDVDAAMAVAGEVRKAAYRREDPQVASTIVGVARLAFPRQLVEVKFVAKVPGTTTA; encoded by the coding sequence ATGACGGTACGGGTGGAGAACCTCGGGGCGCCGTGGGAGCACGACTACGGCTACGTCCAGGCGCTCCGGCGCGGCGACACGATCTACGTGTCCGGCCAGCTGTCCCACGACGGCGCGGACCTGGTCGCGCCCGCGCCGGTCGACGAGAGCGGCGCGGTGACCGACTTCTCGGCGATGGGCGACCAGCTCCGCCGGACCTACGTGAACGCCGAGGAGTTGCTGAAGCGCTTCGGTGCCTCGCTCGACGACGTGGTCGAGGAGGTCGTCTACGTGCTCGACGTCGACGCCGCCATGGCGGTCGCCGGGGAGGTCCGCAAGGCGGCGTACCGCAGGGAGGACCCGCAGGTCGCCAGCACCATCGTGGGTGTCGCTCGGCTTGCGTTCCCGCGGCAGTTGGTGGAGGTCAAGTTCGTCGCGAAGGTGCCCGGTACGACGACCGCGTGA
- a CDS encoding glycoside hydrolase family 6 protein yields MARLRTVLSTVLVTAALSTSGSVALGNAAGDPVSMTSGFYVDPGSNPAVWARTNPSHPDAALIRGRIAEQAGGRWFGNWSGDIKAAVTAYTSAADAADKLPILVAYNIPGRDCGSHSGGGAGSPAAYRTWISAFAAGIGNRPAVVVIEPDALAQLDCVPAAEKKTRTDLLKYAVNELAAKAPNTWAYMDGGNATWIDAAEMARRLKLVEVGKIRGFALNTSNYYKTADSVAKGNAIRGALGSTAQFVVDTSRNGNGSNGEWCNPAGRKLGETSRNGNHLSQTLDLLLWLKVPGDSDGDCGIGAGIPAGTFSPALAKSLITG; encoded by the coding sequence ATGGCCCGCCTGCGCACCGTCTTGTCCACAGTGCTCGTCACCGCCGCCCTGTCCACCTCCGGTTCGGTTGCCCTGGGCAACGCCGCCGGCGACCCGGTCTCGATGACCAGCGGCTTCTACGTCGACCCCGGGTCGAACCCCGCCGTCTGGGCGCGCACCAACCCGTCGCACCCGGACGCCGCGCTGATCCGCGGCCGGATCGCCGAGCAGGCGGGCGGGCGCTGGTTCGGGAACTGGTCCGGCGACATCAAGGCCGCCGTCACGGCGTACACGTCGGCCGCGGACGCCGCCGACAAGCTGCCGATCCTGGTCGCGTACAACATCCCGGGGCGCGACTGCGGCAGTCACTCCGGCGGTGGCGCCGGGTCGCCGGCGGCGTACCGGACCTGGATCAGCGCGTTCGCCGCCGGGATCGGCAACCGCCCGGCCGTGGTCGTGATCGAGCCGGACGCGCTCGCGCAGCTCGACTGCGTCCCGGCCGCGGAGAAGAAGACCCGGACCGATCTGCTCAAGTACGCCGTCAACGAACTCGCCGCGAAGGCGCCGAACACCTGGGCCTACATGGACGGCGGCAACGCGACCTGGATCGACGCGGCCGAGATGGCGCGGCGGCTGAAGCTGGTGGAGGTCGGCAAGATCCGGGGCTTCGCGCTGAACACGTCGAACTACTACAAGACCGCCGACTCGGTGGCCAAGGGCAACGCGATCCGCGGTGCGCTCGGCAGCACCGCGCAGTTCGTCGTCGACACCAGCCGCAACGGCAACGGCTCCAACGGCGAGTGGTGCAACCCGGCCGGCCGGAAACTCGGCGAGACCTCCCGCAACGGCAATCACCTCTCGCAGACCCTCGACCTGCTCCTGTGGCTCAAGGTCCCCGGCGACTCCGACGGCGACTGCGGCATCGGCGCGGGCATCCCCGCCGGCACGTTCTCCCCGGCCCTGGCCAAGAGCCTGATCACCGGCTGA
- a CDS encoding GNAT family N-acetyltransferase, giving the protein MTIRTIVESDLDSIHTLIADQSINTVTRERYDEYVGVGYYRDNWTWVVEQDGRIVALAVWWGMPQFDHPFSIDGLYYAGDGDPVPVWAELIRHGLESIPAGAEEPEYHLFVPNGWREQPEIVAALEPRLAAAAQAGLSEVTERLRYEWLPSYGLPARSTRLRFEPADDDAFLDVFVRVIEGSLDASTARAVAKGGAEASAKEDLAIYQEMPGERDWWRLAYDDALVGFILPSANNGGPVIGYVGVLPEHRGHGYSDDLLAEGTHLLVETGAERIRADTDLTNRPMAASFERQGYRNHAVRMVASYPIA; this is encoded by the coding sequence GTGACCATCCGCACCATCGTCGAGTCCGATCTCGACAGCATTCACACGCTGATCGCCGACCAGTCGATCAACACCGTCACCCGCGAGCGGTACGACGAGTACGTCGGCGTCGGCTACTACCGCGACAACTGGACCTGGGTCGTCGAGCAGGACGGCCGGATCGTGGCCCTCGCCGTCTGGTGGGGCATGCCGCAGTTCGACCACCCGTTCAGCATCGACGGCCTGTACTACGCCGGCGACGGCGATCCCGTCCCGGTCTGGGCCGAGCTGATCCGGCACGGCCTGGAGTCGATACCGGCCGGCGCCGAGGAGCCGGAGTACCACCTCTTCGTGCCGAACGGCTGGCGCGAGCAGCCCGAGATCGTCGCCGCCCTGGAGCCCCGGCTCGCGGCGGCCGCGCAGGCGGGCCTGTCCGAGGTGACCGAGCGCCTGCGGTACGAGTGGCTCCCGTCGTACGGGCTGCCGGCGCGGTCGACACGGCTGCGCTTCGAGCCGGCCGACGACGACGCGTTCCTCGACGTCTTCGTCCGGGTGATCGAGGGCAGCCTCGACGCGTCCACCGCCCGGGCGGTGGCGAAGGGCGGCGCCGAGGCGTCGGCCAAGGAGGACCTGGCGATCTACCAGGAGATGCCGGGCGAGCGGGACTGGTGGCGTCTCGCGTACGACGACGCGCTGGTCGGCTTCATCCTTCCGTCGGCCAACAACGGCGGCCCGGTGATCGGGTACGTCGGCGTCCTGCCCGAGCACCGCGGGCACGGCTACAGCGACGACCTGCTCGCCGAGGGCACGCACCTGCTCGTCGAGACCGGGGCCGAGCGGATCCGCGCCGACACCGATCTGACCAACCGCCCGATGGCCGCGAGCTTCGAGCGGCAGGGCTACCGCAACCACGCGGTCCGGATGGTCGCCAGCTACCCGATCGCCTAG
- a CDS encoding MmcQ/YjbR family DNA-binding protein, with the protein MDAEAVQKLVLRLPGAEEHEGWAGQPAFKVRKKGFAYLSEDESRLFVKAFREEQQAMIAENPEVYASWWESGRFGWLAITLELADDQEVEEVLTEAWRLNAPKYLIAQWDE; encoded by the coding sequence ATGGACGCGGAAGCGGTGCAGAAACTGGTGCTGCGGTTACCAGGGGCGGAGGAGCACGAGGGCTGGGCGGGGCAGCCGGCCTTCAAGGTGCGCAAGAAGGGTTTCGCATACCTGTCGGAGGACGAGTCGAGGCTGTTCGTGAAGGCCTTCCGCGAGGAGCAGCAGGCGATGATCGCCGAGAACCCGGAGGTCTACGCGTCCTGGTGGGAGTCCGGCCGCTTCGGCTGGCTGGCGATCACCCTGGAGCTCGCCGACGACCAGGAGGTCGAGGAAGTGCTCACCGAGGCCTGGCGCCTGAACGCCCCGAAGTACCTGATCGCCCAGTGGGACGAGTGA
- a CDS encoding ribonuclease domain-containing protein, with product MRTSSVKVLSAVVAVLASVLLGFSTATAAPAPTTLYAVPQLAAIPSCDLSSLPGEASDTLDLIHSGGPFPYDQDGTVFQNREGILPDESSGTPCYHEYTVKTPGSPDRGARRLIGGGTTTDPAFVYYTADHYASFCIVDENA from the coding sequence ATGCGAACCTCCTCCGTGAAGGTCCTCAGCGCCGTCGTCGCCGTGCTCGCCTCAGTCCTGCTGGGCTTCAGCACCGCCACCGCGGCTCCCGCCCCCACCACCCTGTACGCCGTACCGCAGCTCGCCGCGATCCCTTCGTGCGATCTGAGCTCGCTGCCCGGCGAAGCGTCCGACACGCTCGACCTGATCCACTCCGGCGGGCCGTTCCCGTACGACCAGGACGGCACCGTCTTCCAGAACCGGGAGGGCATCCTGCCGGACGAGTCGTCAGGCACACCCTGCTACCACGAGTACACCGTGAAGACGCCGGGTTCTCCCGACCGCGGCGCCCGCCGGCTGATCGGCGGCGGCACGACCACCGACCCGGCCTTCGTCTACTACACCGCCGACCACTACGCCTCGTTCTGCATCGTGGACGAAAACGCCTGA
- a CDS encoding M48 family metalloprotease — translation MQTDAGVTRCPQCAQQIRVDPGYVTWCDQCDWNVDPTAPDRRSPAWRLKLEHQLADTLYRELENGRVHRPGWDAARVAAYLLSAALLLLPLVALAGGVALLVFYRPLWLSIPLAAIAIGIGLMLRPRAAHLDPEAQLVLREDAPVLFRLLDEIAATIGTPRVAAVALDAEPNVCFLRVGWRFRPVVGLGLPLWTGLRPQERVAVLAHELGHGKNGDARHGWVVGAAESVLEHLEDAFTEQPYDEYKLDAAHAMDTDTSVGHLTRIINSIVGPIIRSYAWLLDRVSLRGNQRAEYLADRTSGEVAGSEAAAWALERTLLADSSYRALERALRFEKDLPPLEAVRRAVAETPQREIERRLRVSRLRETRTDSSHPPTYLRTKLIRARPATSARVVLGLNDNHAIDRELAPAAERVLKDLRASL, via the coding sequence GTGCAGACCGACGCCGGCGTCACCCGCTGTCCGCAGTGCGCCCAGCAGATCCGTGTCGACCCCGGGTACGTGACCTGGTGCGACCAGTGCGACTGGAACGTCGACCCGACCGCGCCCGACCGTAGGTCTCCGGCCTGGCGCCTCAAGCTCGAGCACCAGCTGGCCGACACCCTCTACCGCGAGCTGGAGAACGGCCGGGTCCACCGCCCCGGCTGGGACGCAGCGCGTGTGGCGGCGTACCTGCTGTCGGCCGCCCTACTGCTCCTACCGCTGGTGGCCCTGGCCGGCGGAGTAGCCCTGCTGGTCTTCTACCGCCCGCTCTGGCTGAGCATCCCCCTCGCAGCGATCGCCATCGGGATCGGCCTGATGCTGCGCCCCCGCGCTGCCCACCTCGATCCCGAGGCGCAGTTGGTCCTCCGCGAGGACGCACCGGTGCTGTTCCGGCTGCTGGACGAGATCGCCGCGACCATCGGCACTCCGCGGGTCGCCGCGGTCGCCCTGGACGCCGAGCCGAACGTCTGCTTCCTCCGGGTCGGTTGGCGATTCCGCCCGGTCGTCGGGCTCGGCCTGCCGCTCTGGACCGGGCTGCGCCCGCAGGAGCGGGTGGCCGTGCTGGCCCACGAGCTCGGCCACGGCAAGAACGGCGACGCCCGGCACGGCTGGGTGGTCGGTGCGGCCGAGTCGGTGCTGGAGCACCTGGAAGACGCGTTCACCGAGCAGCCGTACGACGAGTACAAGCTGGACGCGGCCCACGCGATGGACACCGACACCTCGGTCGGTCACCTCACCAGGATCATCAACAGCATCGTCGGGCCGATCATCCGGAGCTATGCCTGGCTGCTGGACCGGGTGAGCCTGCGGGGCAACCAGCGGGCGGAGTACCTGGCCGACCGCACGTCCGGTGAGGTAGCGGGCTCCGAGGCCGCCGCCTGGGCGCTGGAGCGGACCCTGCTCGCCGACTCGTCGTACCGGGCGCTGGAGCGAGCCCTGCGCTTCGAGAAGGACCTGCCGCCGCTGGAAGCCGTACGGCGTGCTGTGGCCGAGACGCCGCAGCGGGAGATCGAGCGGCGGCTGCGGGTCAGCCGGCTGCGCGAGACCCGGACCGACTCCAGCCACCCGCCGACGTACCTGCGGACCAAGCTGATCCGCGCCCGCCCGGCCACCAGCGCCCGCGTCGTCCTGGGGCTGAACGACAACCACGCCATCGACCGCGAGCTGGCGCCTGCTGCCGAGCGGGTGCTGAAGGACCTGCGGGCCTCGCTCTAG
- a CDS encoding PspC domain-containing protein: MTNNTAPFQNLSGKTLRRSRDQRMLSGVSGGIAEYLNIDATLVRLGIVALTLLTGGTALIGYVIAWVVMPESDGKAVWQSAQQNHQPQQQTTPEGDIAARIYDDKPPAA, encoded by the coding sequence ATGACGAACAACACCGCACCCTTCCAGAACCTGTCCGGCAAGACCCTCCGCCGTTCGCGCGACCAGCGGATGCTGTCCGGTGTCTCCGGCGGCATCGCGGAGTACCTGAACATCGACGCCACCCTGGTCCGCCTGGGCATCGTCGCGCTGACCCTGCTCACCGGTGGCACCGCGCTGATCGGGTACGTGATCGCCTGGGTCGTGATGCCGGAGTCCGACGGCAAGGCCGTCTGGCAGAGCGCGCAGCAGAACCACCAGCCGCAGCAGCAGACCACGCCGGAGGGCGACATCGCCGCCCGCATCTACGACGACAAGCCGCCGGCCGCCTGA
- a CDS encoding DinB family protein codes for MTITGVLRGQFELTWSLFEYHLDRLVPEDLLWEPAGLNWTVRPDAAGVWRPDWADQELDPIPVPTAGWLTWHIGWWWTTALAHARQTVPPDRTDVPWPGTLLGTRDWMHHLRDEWSVVLEDSSRLALPVAFPWPPEAGRTVADLYGWVNAELMKNAAEIGQLRLLRAAQG; via the coding sequence ATGACGATCACGGGTGTCTTGCGCGGGCAGTTCGAGCTGACCTGGTCCCTGTTCGAGTACCACCTGGACCGGCTGGTCCCGGAGGACCTGCTCTGGGAGCCGGCCGGGCTGAACTGGACCGTCCGGCCGGACGCGGCCGGGGTCTGGCGGCCGGACTGGGCCGACCAGGAGCTCGACCCGATCCCGGTGCCGACGGCCGGCTGGCTGACCTGGCACATCGGCTGGTGGTGGACCACCGCGCTGGCCCACGCCCGCCAGACCGTGCCGCCGGACCGCACCGACGTCCCGTGGCCGGGCACCCTGCTCGGCACCCGCGACTGGATGCACCACCTGCGCGACGAGTGGTCCGTCGTACTGGAGGACTCCTCGCGGCTCGCGCTTCCGGTGGCCTTTCCCTGGCCGCCGGAAGCGGGCCGCACCGTGGCCGACCTGTACGGGTGGGTGAACGCCGAGCTGATGAAGAACGCCGCCGAGATCGGGCAGCTGCGACTGCTGCGTGCGGCCCAGGGCTGA
- the groL gene encoding chaperonin GroEL (60 kDa chaperone family; promotes refolding of misfolded polypeptides especially under stressful conditions; forms two stacked rings of heptamers to form a barrel-shaped 14mer; ends can be capped by GroES; misfolded proteins enter the barrel where they are refolded when GroES binds), whose amino-acid sequence MPKLISFNEEARRGLERGMNTLADAVKVTLGPKGRNVVLEKKWGAPTITNDGVSIAKEIELEDPYEKIGAELVKEVAKKTDDVAGDGTTTATVLAQALVREGLRNVAAGANPMGLKKGIEKATEAVSEQLLALAKPVETREQIAATASISAADTQVGQIIAEAMDKVGKEGVITVEESNTFGLELELTEGMRFDKGYISPYFVTDTERMEAVLDDPYILVVNSKISSIKDLVPVLEKVMQTGKPLAIIAEDLEGEALATLVVNKIKGTFKTVAVKAPGFGDRRKAMLGDIAILTGGQVISEEVGLKLDTVDLELLGQARKVVVTKDETTIVEGVGDADSIQGRVNQIRAEIEKSDSDYDREKLQERLAKLAGGVAVIKVGAATEVELKERKHRIEDAVRNAKAAVEEGIVAGGGVALLQASVIAFEKLELEGDEATGAAIVRSAVEAPLKQIAVNAGLEGGVVVEKVRNLEPGHGLNAATGEYVDLIKTGIIDPAKVTRSALQNAASIAALFLTTEAVIADKPEKASAAPGGAPDMGGMDF is encoded by the coding sequence ATGCCCAAGCTGATTTCTTTCAACGAAGAGGCGCGCCGCGGCCTCGAGCGGGGAATGAACACCCTCGCCGACGCCGTCAAGGTGACGCTTGGCCCGAAGGGCCGCAACGTCGTCCTGGAGAAGAAGTGGGGCGCCCCCACGATCACCAACGACGGCGTCTCGATCGCCAAGGAGATCGAGCTCGAGGACCCGTACGAGAAGATCGGGGCCGAGCTCGTCAAGGAAGTTGCCAAGAAGACCGACGACGTCGCGGGTGACGGCACCACCACCGCGACCGTGCTGGCCCAGGCGCTCGTGCGCGAGGGTCTGCGCAACGTCGCCGCCGGCGCCAACCCGATGGGCCTGAAGAAGGGCATCGAGAAGGCGACCGAGGCCGTCAGCGAGCAGCTGCTCGCGCTGGCCAAGCCGGTCGAGACCCGCGAGCAGATCGCGGCCACCGCCTCGATCTCGGCGGCGGACACCCAGGTCGGCCAGATCATCGCCGAGGCGATGGACAAGGTCGGCAAGGAAGGTGTCATCACCGTCGAGGAGAGCAACACCTTCGGTCTGGAGCTCGAGCTCACCGAGGGCATGCGCTTCGACAAGGGCTACATCTCGCCGTACTTCGTGACCGACACCGAGCGGATGGAAGCGGTCCTCGACGACCCGTACATCCTCGTGGTGAACAGCAAGATCTCCAGCATCAAGGACCTCGTCCCGGTGCTCGAGAAGGTCATGCAGACCGGCAAGCCGCTGGCGATCATCGCCGAGGACCTCGAGGGCGAGGCGCTGGCGACCCTGGTCGTGAACAAGATCAAGGGCACCTTCAAGACCGTCGCCGTCAAGGCGCCGGGCTTCGGTGACCGCCGCAAGGCCATGCTCGGTGACATCGCCATCCTCACCGGTGGTCAGGTCATCTCCGAGGAGGTCGGCCTCAAGCTCGACACCGTGGACCTGGAGCTGCTCGGCCAGGCCCGCAAGGTCGTCGTCACCAAGGACGAGACCACCATCGTCGAGGGCGTCGGCGACGCCGACTCGATCCAGGGCCGGGTCAACCAGATCCGCGCCGAGATCGAGAAGTCGGACTCCGACTACGACCGCGAGAAGCTGCAGGAGCGGCTGGCCAAGCTGGCCGGCGGCGTCGCGGTGATCAAGGTCGGCGCGGCCACCGAGGTCGAGCTGAAGGAGCGCAAGCACCGCATCGAGGACGCCGTGCGCAACGCGAAGGCGGCCGTCGAGGAGGGCATCGTCGCCGGAGGTGGCGTCGCGCTGCTGCAGGCGTCGGTGATCGCGTTCGAGAAGCTGGAGCTCGAGGGTGACGAGGCGACCGGTGCCGCGATCGTGCGGTCGGCCGTCGAGGCCCCGCTCAAGCAGATCGCCGTCAACGCCGGCCTCGAGGGTGGCGTCGTGGTGGAGAAGGTCCGCAACCTCGAGCCGGGTCACGGCCTGAACGCCGCGACCGGTGAGTACGTCGACCTGATCAAGACCGGGATCATCGACCCGGCCAAGGTCACCCGCTCGGCGCTGCAGAACGCGGCCTCGATCGCGGCTCTGTTCCTCACCACCGAGGCAGTCATCGCCGACAAGCCGGAGAAGGCCTCGGCCGCTCCGGGCGGCGCGCCCGACATGGGCGGCATGGACTTCTGA